One window of the Amycolatopsis mediterranei genome contains the following:
- a CDS encoding heparinase II/III domain-containing protein, with translation MMGPGWYLRRLSRMGPAEVVGRARHAVVQRQWRSALPTPPDWPSHPRFTATLPAGVLGKVSGEAVKRLLATADELMAGRAEYFGVERTDFEAPDWFLDPKTGRRAPSDEYAFDVPYRSEDTVGDIKQIWEPSRHQHLTVLAAAYALTGSSAYAVRVAEHLRSWWAANPPLRGPHWVSGIELGIRLLSWVWTRRLLDGWAGAAELFEENPDFQLQLWHHQNWLETLRSHGSSANNHVIAEDAGLLAAACAFGWFPESAGWRAAAMRSLDVQLARNTFASGLNAELASEYHGLVLELGLAAAIEADAAGTPVPDSTWEVLLRMTDALASIVDNRLRPPRQGDADDGFGLIVDGAATDRWASLLGSGEALFGRLDWWPPVPGDDVRTPLLASLVSRTPRASGVRPGRRPAHLRDAGMTILRSGPLWVRCDGGPHGFLSIAAHAHADALSLEVRHDGVDVLADPGTFCYHGEPQWRSYFRSTLGHNTLELAGRDQSVSGGPFLWTRHAVTKVLEVHTPDNGPARWSAAHDGYAPAIHRRTVELDGEVLKIVDDVLGGGSPGAARLAFHFGPTVTVMLDGTTARLRWTVAPDGPDSFAEEGSSGGSSADGGRAAGSLVADPLVAGGGHEPGSAAAGGRAGSVAADPLVGRVSGSLAGVVRTAVMELPAGLSWTVHRGAAEPPLGWYSAGFGRKEPATTLIGSGSPGHLTTLLRFS, from the coding sequence ATGATGGGTCCCGGCTGGTACCTGCGCCGGCTGTCCCGGATGGGGCCGGCGGAGGTCGTCGGCCGCGCGCGGCACGCCGTCGTCCAGCGGCAGTGGCGGTCCGCGCTGCCGACGCCGCCCGATTGGCCGTCGCACCCGCGCTTCACCGCGACGCTGCCCGCCGGCGTGCTGGGCAAGGTGTCCGGCGAGGCGGTCAAGCGGCTGCTGGCCACGGCCGACGAGCTGATGGCGGGCCGCGCGGAGTACTTCGGCGTCGAGCGCACGGATTTCGAGGCGCCCGACTGGTTCCTCGACCCGAAGACCGGGCGTCGCGCGCCCTCGGACGAGTACGCGTTCGACGTGCCGTACCGGTCGGAGGACACGGTCGGCGACATCAAGCAGATCTGGGAGCCGTCGCGCCACCAGCACCTCACCGTGCTGGCCGCGGCATACGCCCTGACGGGTTCTTCGGCGTACGCGGTTCGCGTGGCGGAGCACCTGCGGTCTTGGTGGGCGGCGAATCCGCCGTTGCGAGGGCCGCACTGGGTGAGCGGTATCGAGCTGGGCATCCGGCTCCTGTCGTGGGTCTGGACGCGCCGCCTGCTCGACGGCTGGGCGGGTGCCGCGGAACTGTTCGAGGAGAACCCGGACTTCCAGCTCCAGCTGTGGCACCACCAGAACTGGCTCGAGACGCTGCGCAGCCACGGCTCGTCGGCGAACAACCACGTGATCGCCGAGGACGCCGGGTTGCTGGCCGCGGCGTGCGCGTTCGGCTGGTTCCCGGAGTCGGCGGGCTGGCGCGCCGCGGCGATGCGCTCGCTGGACGTCCAGCTGGCGCGCAACACGTTCGCCTCCGGTCTCAACGCGGAACTCGCGTCGGAGTACCACGGCCTGGTGCTCGAACTCGGCCTGGCGGCGGCGATCGAGGCCGACGCCGCGGGCACGCCGGTGCCGGATTCGACGTGGGAGGTCCTGCTCCGGATGACCGACGCCCTGGCGTCCATTGTGGACAACAGGCTCCGGCCGCCCCGCCAGGGCGACGCCGACGACGGCTTCGGCCTGATCGTCGACGGCGCGGCGACTGACCGCTGGGCCTCCTTGCTGGGCTCCGGTGAGGCGCTGTTCGGCCGCCTGGACTGGTGGCCACCGGTCCCGGGCGACGACGTACGGACACCTCTGCTGGCATCGTTGGTGTCGCGGACTCCACGCGCTTCGGGCGTCCGCCCCGGCCGCCGTCCGGCGCACCTGCGCGACGCGGGAATGACGATCCTGCGTTCGGGCCCGCTGTGGGTCCGCTGCGACGGAGGTCCCCACGGATTCCTGTCGATCGCGGCCCACGCCCACGCGGACGCGCTCTCGCTGGAGGTCCGCCACGACGGCGTGGATGTGCTCGCCGACCCGGGCACGTTCTGCTACCACGGCGAGCCGCAGTGGCGCTCGTACTTCCGGTCGACGCTGGGCCACAACACGCTCGAGCTGGCGGGCCGCGACCAGTCGGTGTCGGGTGGCCCGTTCCTGTGGACCCGCCACGCGGTGACGAAGGTCCTGGAGGTCCACACCCCGGACAACGGACCGGCCCGCTGGTCGGCAGCCCACGACGGCTACGCCCCGGCAATCCACCGCCGCACGGTCGAGCTGGACGGCGAGGTCCTGAAGATCGTCGACGACGTGCTGGGCGGGGGTTCGCCGGGCGCAGCCCGCTTGGCGTTCCACTTCGGCCCGACGGTGACGGTCATGCTCGACGGCACCACGGCCCGCCTCCGCTGGACGGTCGCCCCGGATGGGCCCGATTCGTTCGCGGAGGAGGGGAGCAGCGGCGGTTCCTCGGCCGACGGTGGGCGTGCGGCCGGTTCCCTGGTTGCCGATCCGCTGGTCGCCGGTGGCGGGCACGAGCCCGGTTCCGCCGCTGCGGGGGGCCGGGCCGGTTCCGTGGCTGCCGATCCGCTCGTCGGGCGGGTTTCCGGTTCGCTCGCCGGCGTTGTGCGCACCGCCGTCATGGAATTGCCCGCCGGACTCTCTTGGACCGTGCACCGTGGTGCTGCCGAGCCGCCGTTGGGCTGGTACTCCGCGGGGTTCGGGCGGAAGGAACCCGCCACCACCCTCATCGGCTCCGGGTCGCCCGGTCACCTCACCACCCTGCTCCGCTTCAGTTAG